A single region of the Deltaproteobacteria bacterium genome encodes:
- the ggt gene encoding gamma-glutamyltransferase, translated as MCFSRAAHAAFFIVFLAARLSFAASPDPATGTRGMVVTPHPSATAAGVRVLERGGNAIDAAITAALAIAVAQPNSTGIGGGAFILVRLADGRAFAIDARETAPAAAHAEMYTRPDLAADASRFGGLAVGTPGLIAGFALALEEHGTISWKHALAPAIALADEGTPLGPYTRRFMGFMRATPLPARFPEVARIQLPPEPIAGGKLRQPELAGTLRLLAKRGPRAFYEGALAEKIAAAAQASGGVLTARDLAGYTPLVREPLRGEYRGVELLAFPPPSSGGVTLIQTLNILEGFDLRAKGAGSSESIHLVSEALKLAFADRALHLGDPAFVADMPVKQLLSDEYAAKLRARIRADRASRVDGSQLAVDDAGTAHLSVVDGAGNAVAITQTVNGPYGAWVVVPGTGVILNNEMDDFVTQPGEVNQWGLLGLADAANRVEPDKRPLSSMAPLIGIENGRVRFVAGSNGGPRIITSTLIALLNVVDFGMDAQEAVSAPRFHHQWRPDVLDVEGETPADVVAALKARGHEVKVSDEIISGVEAIVVDPKTGVMSGGADPRRDSSAMGLD; from the coding sequence ATGTGCTTTTCGAGAGCCGCGCACGCGGCGTTCTTCATCGTATTTCTCGCTGCGCGGCTGTCGTTCGCCGCATCTCCCGATCCCGCGACGGGAACGCGCGGGATGGTCGTCACGCCGCATCCCTCCGCGACCGCGGCGGGCGTGCGCGTGCTCGAGCGCGGCGGCAACGCGATCGACGCGGCGATCACCGCTGCCCTCGCGATCGCCGTGGCGCAGCCGAACTCCACCGGCATCGGTGGCGGCGCGTTCATCCTCGTGCGCCTCGCGGATGGCCGCGCGTTCGCGATCGACGCGCGCGAGACGGCGCCCGCCGCTGCGCACGCCGAGATGTACACGCGCCCCGACCTCGCGGCAGACGCATCGCGCTTCGGTGGGCTCGCCGTCGGCACGCCGGGCCTGATCGCGGGCTTCGCGCTCGCGCTCGAGGAGCACGGCACGATCTCGTGGAAGCACGCGCTCGCGCCGGCCATCGCGCTCGCGGACGAGGGCACGCCGCTCGGGCCCTACACGCGCCGCTTCATGGGCTTCATGCGCGCGACCCCGCTGCCCGCGCGCTTTCCCGAGGTCGCGCGCATCCAGCTGCCGCCGGAGCCGATCGCGGGGGGCAAGCTGCGCCAGCCCGAGCTCGCGGGGACGCTGCGCCTGCTCGCGAAGCGCGGCCCGCGCGCCTTCTACGAGGGCGCGCTCGCGGAGAAGATCGCGGCCGCGGCGCAGGCGAGCGGCGGCGTGCTCACGGCGCGCGACCTCGCGGGCTACACGCCGCTCGTGCGCGAGCCGCTGCGCGGCGAGTACCGCGGCGTCGAGCTGCTCGCGTTCCCGCCTCCGTCGTCGGGCGGAGTGACGCTGATCCAGACGCTGAACATTCTCGAAGGCTTCGACCTGCGCGCGAAGGGCGCCGGCTCCTCCGAGTCGATTCACCTCGTGAGCGAGGCGCTGAAGCTGGCCTTCGCCGATCGCGCGCTTCACCTCGGTGACCCGGCGTTCGTGGCCGACATGCCGGTGAAGCAGCTGCTCAGTGACGAGTACGCGGCGAAGCTGCGCGCGCGCATTCGCGCGGACCGCGCGAGTCGCGTCGACGGCTCGCAGCTCGCGGTCGACGACGCCGGCACTGCGCATCTCTCGGTGGTGGACGGAGCGGGCAACGCCGTCGCGATCACGCAGACCGTGAACGGCCCCTACGGCGCGTGGGTCGTCGTGCCCGGAACCGGCGTGATCCTCAACAACGAAATGGACGACTTCGTCACGCAGCCGGGCGAGGTGAACCAGTGGGGCTTGTTAGGGCTCGCCGATGCCGCGAATCGCGTCGAGCCGGACAAGCGCCCGCTCTCGAGCATGGCGCCGCTGATCGGCATCGAGAACGGGCGCGTGCGCTTCGTGGCCGGCAGCAACGGCGGGCCCCGCATCATCACCTCCACCTTGATCGCACTGCTCAACGTCGTCGACTTCGGGATGGACGCGCAGGAGGCCGTCTCGGCGCCGCGCTTCCATCACCAGTGGCGGCCCGACGTGCTCGACGTCGAGGGCGAGACGCCCGCCGACGTCGTCGCTGCGCTGAAGGCGCGCGGGCACGAGGTGAAAGTCTCGGACGAGATCATCAGCGGTGTCGAAGCGATCGTGGTCGATCCGAAGACGGGCGTGATGAGCGGCGGCGCCGATCCGAGGCGCGACAGCAGCGCGATGGGGCTCGACTAG
- a CDS encoding VOC family protein, giving the protein MRLAKPCIDVGILTNRGEEQLAFWQNEVGLPFEERLPVRRGFVQMRHALNGSVFKLNVVDAEIPGAPPSGYRELWIAREGVAAPRALADPDGNRVVLVPPGHAGVRGIGVVLAVRDAAAHRAFFTRALGLAEEAPGAYRCGTSLFLAREDASARGDVVRDGLGYRYTTIQIFDCDAETNGIVARGGVLGAPAITLGKTARFSFVRDPDGNWIEISQRASLTGPLPE; this is encoded by the coding sequence ATGCGCCTCGCAAAGCCCTGCATCGACGTCGGCATCCTCACCAACCGCGGTGAGGAGCAGCTCGCGTTCTGGCAGAACGAAGTCGGGTTGCCGTTCGAGGAGCGGCTGCCGGTGCGGCGCGGCTTCGTGCAGATGCGCCACGCGCTGAACGGATCCGTGTTCAAGCTGAACGTGGTGGACGCGGAGATTCCCGGCGCGCCGCCGAGCGGCTACCGCGAGCTGTGGATCGCGCGCGAGGGTGTGGCAGCGCCGCGCGCGCTCGCAGATCCCGACGGCAATCGCGTCGTGCTCGTGCCGCCGGGGCACGCGGGAGTCAGGGGAATCGGCGTCGTGCTCGCGGTGCGCGACGCGGCTGCGCACCGCGCGTTCTTCACGCGCGCGCTCGGGCTCGCCGAGGAGGCGCCGGGCGCGTACCGCTGCGGCACCTCGCTGTTCCTCGCGCGCGAAGACGCGAGCGCGCGCGGCGACGTCGTGCGCGACGGCCTCGGCTACCGCTACACGACGATCCAGATCTTCGACTGCGACGCGGAGACGAACGGCATCGTGGCGCGCGGCGGCGTGCTCGGTGCGCCTGCGATCACGCTCGGCAAGACCGCGCGCTTCTCGTTCGTGCGCGATCCCGACGGCAACTGGATCGAGATCTCGCAGCGCGCCTCGCTCACCGGCCCGCTGCCCGAATGA
- a CDS encoding glycosyltransferase family 2 protein, with the protein MPAARPPVTGIVTCFNEERHIAACLESLAWCDEIVVLDSFSTDRTAEIARAFPRVRFLERTYYGAAAAKNFAMDQARHEWMFILDADERCTPELQREIEALLAAGPERGAWFVKRRCFFLGREIRFSGWRNDRVVRLIRRGAARHEDARVHPKVVVAGGAASVLTNPLVHYVVEDFHAYLQRMVKYGYWGAAQAWREGKRAHSFADVLFRPAWRFLRTYVLQLGFLDGGVGIAFCLCQAFATYAKWSVLWSWQLDAKRGREPQLPEFEARGDA; encoded by the coding sequence ATGCCGGCCGCGCGCCCGCCCGTGACGGGCATCGTCACTTGCTTCAACGAGGAGCGGCACATCGCTGCTTGCCTCGAGAGCCTCGCGTGGTGCGACGAGATCGTGGTGCTCGACTCGTTCTCCACGGATCGCACGGCCGAGATCGCGCGTGCGTTCCCGCGTGTGCGCTTCCTCGAGCGCACTTATTACGGCGCCGCCGCCGCGAAGAACTTCGCGATGGATCAGGCGCGCCACGAATGGATGTTCATCCTCGATGCCGACGAGCGCTGCACGCCCGAGCTGCAGCGCGAGATCGAGGCGCTGCTCGCTGCTGGCCCCGAACGCGGCGCTTGGTTCGTGAAGCGCCGCTGCTTCTTCCTCGGGCGCGAGATTCGCTTCTCGGGCTGGCGCAACGATCGCGTCGTGCGCTTGATTCGGCGCGGCGCCGCGCGCCACGAGGACGCGCGGGTGCACCCGAAGGTGGTCGTCGCGGGCGGCGCGGCGTCGGTCCTGACGAATCCGCTCGTCCACTACGTGGTCGAGGACTTTCACGCCTACCTGCAGCGCATGGTGAAGTACGGCTACTGGGGCGCGGCGCAGGCGTGGCGCGAGGGCAAGCGCGCGCACTCGTTCGCCGACGTGCTGTTCCGCCCCGCCTGGCGCTTCCTGCGCACGTACGTGCTGCAGCTCGGCTTTCTCGACGGCGGCGTCGGCATCGCGTTCTGCCTCTGCCAAGCGTTCGCCACTTACGCGAAGTGGTCCGTGCTCTGGAGCTGGCAGCTCGACGCGAAGCGCGGGCGCGAGCCGCAGCTGCCGGAGTTCGAAGCCCGCGGCGACGCCTGA
- a CDS encoding ferredoxin: protein MHVVIDRDLCQGHGVCMGEAPEAFLVVERAGDHGQAQLLLDPIPETMRAQVEAAVKYCPNRALKLVEEP from the coding sequence CTGCACGTCGTGATCGATCGCGATCTCTGCCAAGGCCACGGCGTGTGCATGGGCGAAGCGCCGGAGGCGTTCCTCGTGGTCGAGCGCGCCGGTGATCATGGGCAGGCGCAGCTGCTGCTCGACCCGATCCCGGAGACGATGCGCGCGCAAGTCGAGGCTGCGGTGAAGTACTGCCCGAACCGCGCGCTGAAGCTGGTCGAGGAGCCGTAG
- a CDS encoding cytochrome P450, giving the protein MSAPRWPQVSGAKPGSGHFEEFNAHPAHFMWRAYRECGELAEFDLGGAKHLLLSSPAAYEAVFRAGDDQLSPREPYHFMVPVFGAGIQYGAPLELERQQVKMQSNALRLDRMKSYAQVIAREVEAYVSTWDDEGEKDFYEELKELVLRTSTHCLMGSEFRAKLTGEFGALYQDLEHAVSASSIVDPYAQEEAFAKRDRSRARLAQLVTAVIEERRRTGASSPDMLQSFMEAAYLDGRRLTDDEIVGMVIWIMFAGFHTSSNTATWTLVELARNPQHAARVVREIDAVVAPGSQLAHTALRELPALERFVFEVLRKHPPLVTLMRLVKRDLAFRDVVIPAGSVVVVSPYVAHRLPESFPDAERFDPERAFPENVFAYIPFGGGRRKCVGNAFALLQVKAIFAALLARYEFELVDAPESYQDVMPSLILRTSDPCRLRYRRRGAR; this is encoded by the coding sequence GTGAGCGCACCGCGCTGGCCTCAGGTGTCGGGCGCGAAGCCCGGCTCGGGGCACTTCGAGGAGTTCAACGCGCACCCCGCGCACTTCATGTGGCGCGCGTATCGCGAGTGCGGCGAGCTTGCGGAGTTCGATCTCGGCGGCGCGAAGCACTTGCTCTTGAGCAGCCCCGCCGCCTACGAAGCCGTGTTCCGCGCGGGCGACGATCAGCTGAGCCCGCGCGAGCCGTACCACTTCATGGTCCCGGTGTTCGGCGCGGGCATTCAGTACGGCGCGCCGCTCGAGCTCGAGCGGCAGCAGGTGAAGATGCAATCGAACGCGCTGCGCCTCGATCGCATGAAGAGCTACGCGCAGGTGATCGCTCGCGAAGTCGAGGCGTACGTCTCGACCTGGGACGACGAGGGCGAGAAGGATTTCTACGAGGAGCTCAAGGAGCTCGTGCTGCGCACGTCGACGCATTGCCTGATGGGCAGCGAGTTCCGCGCGAAGCTGACCGGCGAGTTCGGGGCGCTCTACCAAGACCTCGAGCACGCCGTGAGCGCGTCCTCGATCGTCGACCCCTACGCGCAGGAGGAGGCGTTCGCGAAGCGCGACCGCTCGCGCGCGCGGCTCGCGCAGCTCGTCACCGCAGTGATCGAGGAGCGACGCCGCACGGGCGCCTCGTCGCCCGACATGCTGCAGTCGTTCATGGAGGCTGCGTACCTCGATGGCCGCCGCCTGACGGATGACGAGATCGTAGGCATGGTCATCTGGATCATGTTCGCGGGCTTTCACACCAGCTCGAACACCGCGACCTGGACGCTCGTCGAGCTCGCGCGCAACCCGCAGCACGCGGCGAGGGTGGTGCGCGAGATCGACGCGGTGGTCGCGCCGGGCAGCCAGCTCGCACACACCGCGCTGCGCGAGCTGCCCGCGCTCGAGCGCTTCGTGTTCGAGGTGCTGCGCAAGCATCCGCCACTCGTGACGTTGATGCGCCTCGTGAAGCGCGACCTCGCGTTCCGAGACGTCGTGATTCCGGCGGGCAGCGTCGTCGTGGTCTCGCCCTACGTCGCGCACCGCCTGCCCGAGAGCTTCCCCGACGCGGAACGCTTCGATCCCGAGCGCGCGTTCCCGGAAAACGTGTTCGCCTACATCCCGTTCGGCGGCGGGCGCCGCAAGTGCGTGGGCAACGCGTTCGCGCTGCTGCAAGTGAAGGCGATCTTCGCCGCGCTGCTCGCGCGCTACGAGTTCGAGCTGGTGGATGCACCCGAGAGTTATCAGGACGTGATGCCGAGTCTGATCCTGCGCACGAGCGACCCGTGCCGGCTGCGGTACCGGAGGCGCGGCGCGAGATGA
- a CDS encoding phytanoyl-CoA dioxygenase family protein, with product MSIRVDDAQREAFRSDGVVCLRGLLGEHDLAEARAAYEWSLANPSPSANVYQGGEGRFYQDLANRKAQPVYRDLVHATPAADACAALWGAPDVWFMYEQVFLKEGGDTRRTPWHQDSSYLPVDGEQIAVVWISFDAVDAAHSLEFVRGSHRGPMYDGSRFDPSDDTLPIYGDGSLPRLPDIEKNRGAWDITSFAVEPGDAVVFHPGLLHGGAATRRDMRRRTLSLRFFGADAHYARRPFLTDKQIPEAKATSVFQLLSGRLKPGDAFRHPEFPRVRPRSAA from the coding sequence ATGAGCATTCGCGTGGACGACGCGCAGCGGGAAGCGTTCCGGAGCGACGGCGTGGTGTGCCTGCGCGGGTTGTTAGGGGAGCACGACCTGGCCGAAGCGCGCGCGGCGTACGAGTGGAGCCTCGCGAATCCGAGCCCGAGCGCGAACGTGTACCAGGGCGGCGAGGGGCGTTTCTATCAGGACCTCGCGAACCGCAAGGCACAGCCCGTCTATCGCGACCTCGTGCACGCGACGCCCGCGGCCGACGCGTGCGCTGCGCTGTGGGGCGCGCCCGACGTGTGGTTCATGTACGAGCAGGTGTTCCTGAAGGAAGGCGGCGACACGCGCCGCACGCCGTGGCATCAGGACTCGTCGTACCTGCCCGTCGACGGCGAGCAGATCGCAGTGGTGTGGATCAGCTTCGACGCGGTCGACGCCGCGCACTCGCTCGAGTTCGTGCGCGGCTCGCACCGCGGTCCGATGTACGACGGCTCGCGCTTCGACCCGAGCGACGACACGCTGCCGATCTACGGCGACGGCTCGCTGCCGCGGCTGCCCGACATCGAGAAGAACCGCGGCGCGTGGGACATCACGTCGTTCGCGGTCGAGCCGGGCGATGCCGTCGTGTTTCATCCGGGCCTGTTGCATGGCGGCGCGGCGACGCGGCGAGACATGCGGCGCCGCACGCTCTCGCTGCGCTTCTTCGGCGCCGACGCACACTACGCGCGGCGCCCGTTTCTCACGGACAAGCAGATCCCCGAGGCGAAGGCGACGAGCGTGTTCCAGCTGTTGTCGGGCCGCCTGAAGCCCGGCGACGCGTTCCGTCACCCGGAGTTCCCGAGAGTGCGACCCAGGAGCGCGGCGTGA